A genomic segment from Nicotiana tabacum cultivar K326 chromosome 9, ASM71507v2, whole genome shotgun sequence encodes:
- the LOC107817576 gene encoding coatomer subunit alpha-1-like, which yields MLTKFETKSNRVKGLSFHSKRPWILASLHSGVIQLWDYRMGTLIDRFDEHDGPVRGVHFHKSQPLFVSGGDDYKIKVWNYKLHRCLFTLLGHLDYIRTVQFHHEYPWIVSASDDQTIRIWNWQSRTCISVLTGHNHYVMCASFHHKEDLVVSASLDQTVRVWDIGALRKKTVSPADDILRLSQMNTDFFGGVDAVVKYVLEGHDRGVNWASFHPTLPLIVSGADDRQVKIWRMNDTKAWEVDTLRGHMNNVSCVLFHPRQDIIVSNSEDKSIRVWDATKRTGLQTFRREHDRFWILACHPEMNLLAAGHDSGMIVFKLERERPAFSVSSDSLFYVKDRFLRVYEYSTQKDTQLIPIRRPGSNSVNQGPRTLSYSPTENAILICSDTDGGSYELYVVPKDSYGRGDTVQDAKRGSGGSAVFVARNRFAVLEKSTNQVLVKNLKNEIVKKSLLPMATDAIFYAGTGNLLCRAEDRVVIFDLQQRIILGELQTSFVRYVVWSPDMESVALLSKHSIVIADKTLVHRCTLHETIRVKSGGWDDNGVFIYTTLTHIKYCLPNGDCGIIKTLDVPVYITKIYGNTIFCLDRDGKNCPIIIDSTEYVFKLCLLRKRYDQVMSMIRNSELCGQAMIAYLQQKGFPEVALHFVKDERTRFNLALESGNIEIALESAKKIDEKDHWYRLGVEALRQGNAGIVEYAYQKTKNFERLSFLYLITGNLEKLSKMMKIAEVKNEVMGQFHDALYLGDVRERVKILENAGHLPLAYITATAHGLNDTAEHLAEELGDNVPSLPKGKKASLLLPPTPILGGGDWPLLMVTKGIFEGGLDIAGRGGQEEYEEAADADWGESLDIGEVENLQNGDISMVLGDEEGQEGNDDEEVGWDLEDLDLPPDTDTPKTTSNARSSVFVTPTPGMPVSQIWVQKSSLAAEHAAAGNFDTAMRLLSRQLGIRNFSPLKASFIDLHVGSHTHLLAFSSMPVISVAIERGWSESASPNVRGPPALIFNFSQLEEKLKAAYKATTGGKFSDALRLFLSILHTIPLIVVESRREVDEVKELIVIVKEYVLGLQMELKRKELKDNPIRQQELAAYFTHCNLQIPHLRLALQNAMSICYKAGNLSSASNFARRLLETNPTNESQARTARQVLQAAEKNMRDISQLNYDFRNPFVVCGATYVPIYRGQKDVTCPYCGTHFVPSQQGQLCTVCDLAVVGADASGLLCSPAQIR from the exons ATGTTGACAAAGTTTGAGACGAAGAGTAATAGAGTGAAAGGTTTGAGTTTTCACAGCAAAAGGCCATGGATCTTAGCCAGTCTACACAGCGGCGTGATCCAGCTGTGGGATTACCGTATGGGAACTCTCATTGATCGATTTGATGAGCACGATGGCCCCGTTCGCGGCGTCCATTTTCATAAATCTCAGCCTCTCTTTGTTTCCGGAG GAGATGATTACAAGATTAAGGTTTGGAACTATAAGCTGCATCGCTGCCTGTTTACCCTACTAGGACATCTTGATTATATCCGAACTGTTCAATTTCACCATGAATATCCCTGGATTGTTAGTGCAAGTGACGACCAGACCATCCGGATATGGAACTGGCAGTCTCGTACTTGTATATCCGTCTTGACTGGCCACAATCATTATGTAATGTGCGCCTCATTTCATCACAAAGAGGACTTGGTTGTCTCTGCTTCTTTGGATCAGACTGTTCGTGTCTGGGATATTGGTGCTCTAAGAAAGAAAACCGTTTCTCCTGCTGATGATATCTTGCGGTTAAGTCAGATGAATACTGATTTCTTTGGTGGAGTGGATGCTGTGGTGAAGTATGTCTTGGAGGGTCATGATAGAGGGGTTAACTGGGCATCGTTTCATCCTACACTCCCCCTTATAGTTTCTGGTGCAGATGATCGCCAAGTGAAAATTTGGCGCATGAATG ATACAAAGGCTTGGGAGGTGGACACATTGAGAGGCCACATGAACAatgtttcatgtgttttgtttCATCCAAGGCAAGATATTATTGTTTCAAATTCAGAGGATAAGAGCATTCGAGTATGGGATGCTACAAAAAGGACTGGTCTTCAGACTTTCCGCAGGGAGCATGATAGGTTTTGGATCCTTGCATGTCATCCTGAGATGAATCTTCTAGCGGCTGGTCATGATAGTGGGATGATAGTATTCAAGTTGGAGAGAGAACGTCCTGCTTTTTCTGTGAGTAGTGATTCTTTGTTTTATGTAAAGGATCGCTTTCTCCGAGTGTATGAGTATTCAACTCAGAAGGACACACAGTTGATACCAATTAGAAGGCCCGGTTCAAACAGTGTGAACCAAGGTCCACGAACACTTTCATACAGTCCTACAGAAAATGCTATCTTGATATGTTCTGACACGGATGGCGGTTCCTATGAACTTTATGTTGTACCTAAAGATAGTTATGGTAGGGGTGATACTGTTCAAGATGCAAAAAGAGGAAGCGGAGGGTCAGCTGTATTTGTTGCCCGAAACAGGTTTGCGGTGCTTGAGAAGAGCACTAATCAAGTCCTGGTCAAGAATCTCAAAAATGAAATTGTCAAGAAAAGCCTTCTTCCTATGGCTACTGATGCAATATTTTATGCTGGCACCGGAAACTTACTATGCAGGGCAGAGGATAGAGTTGTCATTTTTGATCTCCAGCAGAGAATTATTCTTGGGGAACTTCAGACTTCTTTTGTCAGGTATGTTGTTTGGTCACCTGATATGGAAAGTGTCGCTTTGCTTAGCAAGCATTCCATAGTTATAGCTGATAAGACGCTTGTGCACCGCTGCACCCTTCATGAGACTATTCGTGTCAAGAGCGGTGGCTGGGATGACAATGGTGTATTCATATATACAACACTTACCCACATTAAGTACTGCCTTCCCAACGGGGATTGTGGAATCATCAAAACCCTGGATGTCCCTGTCTATATTACAAAAATATATGGGAACACTATCTTTTGCTTGGATCGAGATGGCAAAAACTGTCCTATTATTATTGATTCAACTGAATATGTTTTCAAGTTGTGTCTGCTTAGAAAGAGATACGACCAAGTTATGAGTATGATAAGGAACTCGGAGCTCTGCGGTCAAGCCATGATTGCATATTTGCAGCAGAAGGGTTTTCCAGAAGTTGCTCTTCATTTTGTGAAGGATGAGCGCACTCGTTTCAACTTAGCACTTGAAAGTGGGAATATTGAGATAGCTCTTGAATCTGCCAAAAAGATTGATGAAAAAGATCATTGGTATAGGCTTGGCGTGGAAGCCCTTCGGCAGGGTAATGCAGGTATTGTTGAATATGCCTACCAGAAGACGAAAAATTTTGAGAGGTTGTCTTTCCTATATCTAATAACAGGAAACTTGGAAAAGTTATCTAAAATGATGAAAATTGCTGAGGTAAAAAATGAAGTAATGGGTCAGTTCCATGATGCCTTGTACCTTGGTGATGTCCGTGAGCgtgttaaaattttggaaaatgcTGGTCATCTGCCCCTTGCATACATCACAGCTACTGCCCACGGGCTCAATGATACTGCTGAGCATCTTGCAGAGGAACTGGGAGATAATGTTCCATCATTGCCAAAGGGGAAGAAAGCTTCACTATTGCTGCCCCCAACTCCCATCTTGGGTGGTGGTGACTGGCCCTTGTTGATGGTGACGAAAGGGATATTTGAAGGTGGTCTGGACATTGCAGGCAGGGGAGGACAAGAGGAATATGAAGAGGCTGCAGATGCAGACTGGGGTGAGTCATTGGACATTGGTGAGGTGGAAAATCTTCAGAATGGGGACATCAGTATGGTGCTTGGTGATGAGGAAGGGCAAGAAGGAAATGATGATGAGGAGGTAGGATGGGATCTTGAGGATCTGGATCTGCCACCTGATACCGACACACCAAAGACTACTTCCAATGCTCGCTCTTCTGTGTTTGTCACCCCAACACCTGGCATGCCTGTGAGCCAGATTTGGGTCCAAAAATCATCTCTAGCTGCTGAACATGCAGCTGCTGGCAATTTTGACACTGCTATGCGGTTGCTGAGCCGACAACTAGGGATTAGGAATTTCTCACCTTTAAAAGCATCGTTTATTGATCTTCATGTGGGAAGCCACACTCATCTGCTTGCCTTCTCCTCAATGCCAGTCATCTCTGTGGCGATTGAGAGAGGCTGGAGCGAGTCAGCTAGTCCTAATGTTCGAGGTCCACCTGCTCTTATATTCAATTTTTCTCAGTTGGAGGAAAAACTTAAAGCTGCTTATAAGGCGACAACTGGTGGGAAATTTTCTGATGCTCTTAGACTATTTTTGAGCATCCTTCACACCATTCCTCTGATTGTGGTTGAGTCGAGGCGGGAAGTGGATGAGGTCAAGGAACTGATTGTCATAGTGAAGGAGTATGTTTTGGGTTTGCAAATGGAGCTTAAGAGAAAGGAATTGAAAGATAATCCCATTCGTCAGCAGGAGCTGGCTGCCTATTTCACACACTGTAATCTGCAGATTCCTCACTTGAGACTCGCATTACAGAATGCTATGTCTATCTGCTACAAGGCAGGAAATCTTAGCTCAGCCTCCAACTTTGCTAGGAGACTCTTGGAGACAAATCCAACCAATGAAAGCCAAGCCAGAACAGCCCGCCAGGTTCTGCAGGCAGCTGAGAAGAATATGCGAGATATTTCACAGTTAAATTATGATTTCAGAAATCCTTTTGTCGTCTGTGGGGCAACATATGTCCCGATATACCGGGGCCAGAAGGATGTCACTTGTCCTTACTGTGGTACTCATTTTGTACCGTCCCAGCAAGGGCAGCTTTGTACTGTTTGTGATCTTGCAGTTGTTGGAGCAGATGCGTCTGGCTTGCTTTGCTCGCCAGCACAGATAAGGTGA